In Panulirus ornatus isolate Po-2019 chromosome 40, ASM3632096v1, whole genome shotgun sequence, a single window of DNA contains:
- the LOC139761599 gene encoding uncharacterized protein codes for MKLVILSLGLALLAVSGLAKPGGYGGGGGGGGGGGHGGGGGGFITYNIGGGGGGFGGGGGKGGGGFGGGFGGAGGTGVNTFNLGGGGHGGGFGGGGGGGGGGGGGGGGHGGRGFISYNIGGGGGGFGGGGFGGGGKGGGGGGGGFGGGTGSSNFNLGGGGHGGGFGGGGFGGGGGGGGFGGAGGKGTNTFNLGGGGHGGGFGGGGGGGGHGGGGGGFITYNIGGGGGGFGGGGGKGGGGGFGHGGGGHGGYGK; via the exons ATG AAGCTGGTGATACTCTCCCTGGGCCTGGCCCTTCTGGCGGTGTCTGGCCTCGCCAAGCCAGGTGGatatggcggtggtggtggaggaggaggaggaggcggccatggtggtggaggcggaggatTCATCACCTACAacattggtggtggaggtggcggcttcggtggtggtggaggcaaaggCGGAGGCGGTTTCGGTGGAGGCTTCGGAGGGGCAGGAGGAACAGGTGTTAACACCTTCAATCTCGGCGGCGGCGGTCACGGAGGcggctttggaggaggaggaggaggaggaggaggaggaggaggaggaggaggaggtcatggagGCAGAGGATTCATCTCCTATAACatcgggggtggaggaggaggcttcgGCGGAGGCGGCTTTGGTGGTGGCGGTAAAGGCggaggcggcggtggcggcggcttCGGAGGAGGCACTGGATCGAGCAATTTCAACCTCGGCGGCGGTGGTCACGGAGGTGGCTTTGGTGGAGGCGGAttcggcggtggcggcggcggtggcggcttCGGAGGTGCAGGAGGAAAAGGCACTAACACCTTCAACCTCGGCGGCGGTGGTCACGGAGGTGGctttggaggtggaggaggaggaggcggccatggtggtggaggcggaggatTCATCACCTACAACatcggaggtggaggtggtggcttcggtggtggtggaggcaagggtggaggaggtggctttGGACATGGCGGCGGCGGCCATGGTGGATATGGAAAATAA